The Novosphingobium kaempferiae genome includes a window with the following:
- a CDS encoding exonuclease domain-containing protein: MQSPNPAAEPDFVVVDVETACSRVSSICQIGIVGFRDGQEVFAYETLVDPRDEFSPFNIGIHGITAGHVEGQPSFADIHGIVDGYLSGRVTVAHSWFDKGALAAACRVGERPMIETQWLDSVRVAKLAWPQLASHRLNVLAGFLGIEHRHHDALSDARAAGMVIVKAIDHTGIDLKGWLAKPERCRAKAPVPAATGPLEGERVCILGEPRDGPLAHFVANAGGRVVASVGATTTMLLVARQQPYGRWVDASQPYRKAEELRRAGRSIAIVNEVALRARLAGAG; this comes from the coding sequence ATGCAGTCACCGAATCCCGCCGCTGAGCCCGATTTCGTCGTCGTCGACGTCGAGACCGCGTGCTCGCGCGTCAGCAGCATCTGCCAGATCGGCATCGTCGGTTTCCGGGACGGGCAGGAGGTCTTCGCCTACGAGACCCTCGTCGATCCGCGCGACGAATTCTCACCCTTCAACATCGGTATCCACGGCATCACCGCCGGTCATGTCGAGGGGCAGCCGAGCTTTGCCGATATCCACGGCATCGTCGATGGCTACCTGAGCGGCCGGGTCACCGTCGCCCATTCGTGGTTCGACAAGGGCGCGCTGGCGGCGGCCTGCCGGGTCGGCGAGCGGCCGATGATCGAGACGCAGTGGCTTGACAGCGTGCGCGTGGCGAAGCTGGCCTGGCCGCAACTGGCAAGCCACCGGCTTAACGTCCTCGCCGGTTTCCTCGGCATCGAACACCGGCACCATGACGCGCTGAGCGACGCCCGTGCGGCGGGCATGGTGATCGTCAAGGCCATCGACCATACAGGCATCGACCTCAAGGGCTGGCTGGCCAAGCCCGAGCGTTGCCGCGCCAAGGCGCCCGTTCCCGCCGCGACAGGGCCGCTCGAAGGCGAGCGGGTGTGTATCCTCGGCGAGCCTCGCGACGGGCCGCTGGCGCATTTCGTGGCGAACGCAGGCGGCCGTGTAGTCGCGTCGGTGGGAGCGACGACGACCATGCTCCTGGTCGCGCGGCAGCAGCCTTACGGACGCTGGGTCGATGCGAGCCAGCCCTATCGCAAGGCAGAGGAATTGCGCAGGGCGGGCCGTTCCATCGCGATCGTGAACGAAGTCGCCCTCCGCGCGCGGTTGGCCGGAGCTGGCTGA
- a CDS encoding amidohydrolase family protein, producing the protein MQADILITGAVIVTMDAERRVIRDGALAISGDTIVAVGKAADLAGIEAREVIDGAGFLLTPGFVNTHVHITETLIRGFVPGDLPFDETLGRWVIPLYKDHSPAEQAVAAKLAIAAMLRTGTTTFLEAGTVIAFDEVMGAIENTGIRGRVGRWTEDRAWDPAADAQKLTRDAFAALERDLAAYPQDGRRVAAWPNLIGHMTATDGLWQQVAELARRTGTGVSAHMSPVANDAEWYLAETGRRPVEHLAELGVLGPHLNLVHMVHLDAREAELVAASGTNVTHCPDAALRGGYGTMRRGLFPEMAGAGVNIALGTDGADNHDMMRVMSLMASLFRDAREDRSLFPAHQALEMATLNGAQAMGLSGTVGALAPGMKADVAAHDIRRPEWVPLNNPVEQLVSSADGRGVHSVWVDGVRVVENHRCTLIDEDALQAEGQVMAEAILARSGLPLVSEWPVL; encoded by the coding sequence ATGCAGGCAGACATTCTCATCACCGGCGCCGTCATCGTCACGATGGATGCCGAGCGCCGGGTCATCCGCGACGGCGCGCTGGCCATTTCAGGCGATACGATCGTCGCGGTGGGCAAGGCTGCCGACCTCGCCGGGATCGAAGCGCGCGAAGTGATCGACGGCGCTGGCTTCCTGCTGACGCCGGGCTTCGTCAACACCCACGTCCACATTACCGAGACGCTGATCCGGGGCTTCGTTCCGGGTGACCTGCCGTTCGACGAGACGCTGGGCCGCTGGGTCATCCCGCTCTACAAGGACCATTCCCCCGCCGAGCAGGCAGTCGCGGCAAAGCTGGCCATCGCCGCGATGCTCCGCACCGGGACGACGACATTCCTTGAGGCGGGCACGGTGATCGCCTTCGACGAGGTGATGGGCGCCATCGAAAATACCGGCATCCGTGGCCGCGTAGGGCGCTGGACCGAAGATCGCGCCTGGGATCCGGCGGCGGATGCGCAGAAGCTGACGCGCGACGCCTTCGCCGCGCTGGAGCGCGACCTTGCCGCCTATCCGCAGGACGGTCGCCGCGTGGCCGCATGGCCCAACCTCATCGGCCACATGACCGCAACGGACGGGCTGTGGCAGCAGGTTGCGGAACTCGCCCGGCGCACCGGCACGGGCGTCTCGGCGCACATGAGCCCGGTCGCCAACGATGCCGAGTGGTATCTCGCCGAGACCGGGCGGCGACCGGTGGAGCATCTGGCGGAGCTTGGCGTGCTGGGGCCGCACCTCAACCTCGTCCACATGGTCCACCTTGACGCGCGGGAGGCGGAACTGGTCGCGGCGAGCGGGACCAACGTGACGCACTGCCCCGACGCGGCGCTGCGCGGCGGCTATGGCACGATGCGCCGGGGCCTGTTCCCGGAAATGGCCGGAGCGGGCGTCAACATCGCGCTCGGCACGGATGGGGCGGACAACCACGACATGATGCGCGTGATGAGCCTCATGGCCTCGCTGTTCCGGGACGCACGAGAGGACCGCTCGCTGTTCCCCGCGCATCAGGCGCTGGAGATGGCGACGCTGAACGGCGCGCAGGCGATGGGATTGTCAGGCACGGTGGGCGCGCTCGCACCGGGCATGAAGGCGGACGTGGCGGCGCACGATATCCGTCGCCCGGAATGGGTGCCGCTCAACAATCCGGTCGAGCAGCTCGTCTCCTCGGCGGACGGACGCGGCGTCCATTCGGTGTGGGTGGATGGCGTGCGGGTGGTGGAGAACCACCGTTGCACGCTGATCGACGAGGACGCGCTCCAGGCCGAGGGGCAGGTGATGGCCGAGGCGATACTCGCCCGCTCGGGCCTGCCGCTGGTCAGCGAGTGGCCCGTCCTCTGA
- a CDS encoding AtzE family amidohydrolase — MHGDPLAAISMAARVRGGEITATQLCTAAFDKAEALGGERSGFTRLLRRRALARAAAVDKLVEAGLDPGPLAGVPFGAADLFDVAGEITTAGSRTRRCAAFASRDAKAIALLEAAGAVLIGTQNMDEFGYGFVTMNAEYGTTRNPHDPERVAGGAAGGSAVAVATGVVPISLAFDTNGSLRVPAGLTGVIGLKPTYGDLPRDGMYPFVESLDVVGVLGRDLDDVALVRTILREGAPERQEPLRGEISFGRLMSWFDDNISEEMRGPLDAFWGRLGRISFELPHSEIARAAASVIIAAEGASLHRPALEADPMQFEPPVRDRMLAGLLLPSDDYLAAQRFRSWIQARLRRQFELADVLFTPAAPGFAPTVADPTMTFEGKPIPARSHLGIYTQPISLMGLPALVLPLAGDFAMPLGIQLISAAGHEPLLFRAARQLIDKGLCAVPAPPAI, encoded by the coding sequence ATGCACGGCGATCCGCTGGCCGCGATTTCCATGGCCGCCCGCGTGCGCGGGGGCGAGATCACCGCGACGCAGCTCTGCACCGCCGCCTTCGACAAGGCCGAGGCGCTGGGCGGGGAGCGTAGCGGCTTCACCCGCCTGCTGCGTCGTCGTGCCCTTGCGCGCGCCGCGGCGGTCGACAAGCTGGTGGAAGCGGGGCTCGATCCCGGCCCGCTGGCGGGCGTCCCCTTCGGCGCGGCGGACCTGTTCGACGTTGCCGGTGAGATCACCACCGCCGGTTCGCGCACGCGCCGCTGCGCCGCCTTCGCCAGCCGTGACGCCAAGGCCATCGCCCTGCTCGAAGCGGCGGGCGCGGTGCTGATCGGCACGCAGAACATGGATGAGTTCGGCTACGGCTTCGTCACCATGAATGCCGAGTACGGCACCACCCGCAATCCGCACGATCCCGAGCGTGTCGCCGGGGGCGCGGCTGGCGGCTCCGCCGTCGCGGTGGCGACGGGCGTGGTGCCGATCAGCCTCGCGTTCGACACCAACGGCTCGCTGCGCGTGCCTGCGGGCCTGACCGGCGTAATCGGCCTCAAGCCCACATATGGCGACCTTCCACGCGACGGCATGTATCCCTTCGTAGAGAGCCTCGATGTTGTCGGCGTGCTGGGCCGCGATCTCGACGACGTGGCGCTGGTTCGCACGATCCTGCGCGAAGGCGCGCCGGAGCGGCAGGAGCCACTGCGTGGCGAGATCTCGTTCGGGCGCCTGATGAGCTGGTTCGACGACAATATCTCGGAGGAGATGCGTGGGCCGCTCGATGCCTTCTGGGGTCGTCTCGGGCGCATCAGCTTCGAATTGCCGCACTCCGAGATCGCCCGCGCCGCCGCCTCGGTCATCATCGCCGCCGAAGGTGCGAGCCTCCACCGGCCCGCGCTGGAGGCCGACCCCATGCAGTTCGAGCCGCCTGTGCGGGACCGCATGCTGGCAGGTCTGCTGCTGCCGAGCGACGACTACCTCGCCGCGCAGCGCTTCCGCAGCTGGATCCAGGCGCGCCTGCGCCGCCAGTTCGAACTGGCCGACGTGCTGTTCACGCCCGCCGCGCCGGGCTTCGCGCCGACCGTCGCCGACCCGACGATGACGTTCGAGGGCAAGCCGATCCCGGCGCGCAGCCACCTTGGCATCTATACGCAGCCGATCAGCCTGATGGGCCTGCCTGCGCTGGTGCTGCCGCTGGCGGGCGATTTCGCGATGCCGCTCGGCATCCAGCTCATCAGCGCCGCAGGGCATGAGCCGTTGCTGTTCCGCGCGGCTCGCCAGCTTATCGACAAGGGGCTTTGCGCAGTCCCCGCACCACCCGCGATCTAG
- a CDS encoding DODA-type extradiol aromatic ring-opening family dioxygenase, giving the protein MNVQTAEMTSSTASAASRMPTYFIPHGGGPCFFMDWSVMGGPADTWDKTEAWLRALVSTLPEKPRGIVVISGHWEESAFTASTAVEPAMIYDYYGFPPHTYELKYPAPGSPALAERVVELLKGAGLPARTDPARGFDHGVFVPFLLIDPDATIPVVPLSLKADLNPAEHIAAGHALAPLRDEGILIVGSGMSYHNMRGFRTPAATRPSAVFDQWLTGAVEAAPAERETQLAHWGDAPAGRLSHPREEHLLPLMIAAGAGGDSAGVKVFGDNVMMADISGYRFG; this is encoded by the coding sequence ATGAATGTTCAGACGGCCGAGATGACCTCCTCCACTGCCAGCGCTGCCAGCCGGATGCCCACCTACTTCATCCCGCACGGCGGCGGTCCCTGCTTCTTCATGGACTGGTCCGTCATGGGCGGTCCTGCCGACACCTGGGACAAGACCGAGGCCTGGCTGCGTGCCCTCGTTTCGACGCTGCCGGAGAAGCCCAGGGGGATTGTCGTGATCTCGGGGCACTGGGAGGAATCGGCCTTCACCGCCTCGACCGCCGTCGAGCCGGCGATGATCTACGACTATTACGGGTTCCCGCCGCATACCTATGAACTGAAGTACCCCGCGCCCGGCTCTCCCGCGCTGGCGGAGCGGGTGGTGGAACTGCTCAAGGGTGCTGGCCTCCCCGCGCGTACCGATCCCGCACGCGGGTTCGACCATGGCGTCTTCGTCCCGTTCCTGCTGATCGACCCCGACGCGACGATCCCGGTCGTGCCGCTCTCGCTCAAGGCGGACCTCAACCCCGCCGAGCACATCGCCGCCGGCCACGCCCTCGCCCCCCTGCGCGACGAGGGCATCCTGATAGTCGGCTCAGGCATGAGTTACCACAACATGCGCGGCTTCCGCACCCCCGCCGCCACGCGTCCCTCCGCAGTGTTCGACCAGTGGCTCACCGGCGCGGTCGAGGCTGCTCCCGCCGAGCGCGAGACGCAGCTGGCGCATTGGGGCGACGCTCCGGCCGGGCGCCTGTCCCATCCGCGCGAGGAGCATCTGCTGCCGCTGATGATCGCCGCCGGTGCAGGCGGGGATTCGGCAGGGGTCAAGGTGTTCGGCGACAACGTCATGATGGCCGACATCTCGGGCTACCGCTTCGGCTGA
- a CDS encoding MFS transporter — protein MPTDTPTSASRPAATRLAIAATTGNLVCLTAAISAPFGTFLVPISEELGWSRAAVSGVLGLIAIVAAASYPLIGRTMDKVGARPIILCGNIALGLLVASLSQTTGNIWLFYLQFGLIGLAGATCASPMIAKIVSNWFDARRGLMLGVTAGVGNGVGATMMPVVAGILLPMIGWRATYGAIGAIVLLVGFPIMWLWLHDTPGHVARKPDEPERVFEGMTLREAASTGRFWVLLIAVASGAGGMTAVFTHVVPMMTDRGFGLGEATGVVATFALVTAAWQVVTGGLLDRLRTPLLVVPMYAAAMAGLALLQFGQGSLAVTAAGVLLGIGMGAEYGALSYFCSRYFGLRHFGSINSVLYAAVILAQGLTPAAMDLSYGATGAYDQASIAIIVVLGAGMALLFFLPGIGADGRTRVRRKAEEPTGDLAFAAG, from the coding sequence ATGCCGACAGACACGCCGACCTCTGCCTCCCGCCCCGCTGCCACCCGACTGGCCATCGCCGCGACGACCGGCAACCTCGTGTGCCTCACCGCCGCCATCAGCGCGCCCTTCGGGACGTTCCTGGTGCCGATCTCCGAGGAACTGGGCTGGTCGCGCGCGGCAGTGTCGGGCGTGCTCGGCCTGATCGCCATCGTCGCGGCGGCGAGCTATCCGCTGATCGGGCGCACGATGGACAAGGTAGGCGCGCGGCCGATCATCCTTTGCGGGAACATCGCGCTGGGCCTGCTGGTCGCCAGCCTTTCGCAGACCACCGGCAACATCTGGCTGTTCTACCTCCAGTTCGGCCTGATCGGCCTTGCCGGGGCGACCTGCGCCTCGCCGATGATCGCCAAGATCGTCTCCAACTGGTTCGACGCGCGGCGCGGGCTGATGCTGGGCGTGACGGCGGGTGTCGGCAACGGCGTCGGCGCGACGATGATGCCGGTCGTCGCGGGCATCCTGCTGCCGATGATCGGATGGCGTGCCACTTACGGCGCGATCGGCGCCATCGTGCTCCTCGTCGGCTTTCCGATCATGTGGCTGTGGCTGCACGACACGCCGGGCCACGTCGCCCGCAAGCCCGACGAGCCGGAGCGCGTGTTCGAGGGCATGACCCTGCGCGAAGCCGCATCCACCGGCCGTTTCTGGGTTCTGCTGATCGCCGTCGCCAGCGGAGCGGGCGGCATGACCGCCGTGTTCACCCATGTCGTCCCGATGATGACCGACCGGGGCTTCGGGTTGGGCGAGGCGACCGGCGTGGTCGCCACTTTCGCGCTCGTCACAGCCGCATGGCAGGTCGTGACCGGCGGCCTGCTCGACCGCCTGCGCACGCCGCTGCTGGTGGTGCCGATGTATGCCGCCGCGATGGCGGGCCTCGCGCTGCTCCAGTTCGGACAGGGCAGCCTCGCCGTCACGGCGGCGGGCGTCCTGCTCGGCATCGGCATGGGCGCGGAGTACGGCGCGCTGTCCTACTTCTGCTCGCGGTACTTCGGGCTCAGGCACTTCGGCTCGATCAACTCGGTGCTCTACGCCGCCGTCATCCTCGCACAAGGGCTGACCCCGGCGGCGATGGACCTGAGCTACGGCGCGACCGGCGCCTACGATCAGGCTTCGATCGCGATCATCGTCGTGCTGGGCGCGGGCATGGCGCTGCTGTTTTTCCTCCCCGGCATCGGCGCGGACGGGCGGACGCGGGTCCGCCGCAAGGCCGAGGAACCCACCGGCGACCTCGCCTTCGCGGCAGGCTGA
- a CDS encoding uracil-DNA glycosylase family protein, whose product MASSLDTLLRDIRACRQCEDALGFEPRPFVAASSTAKMLIIGQAPGSKVHASGIGWDDDSGDRLRGWLGLDKAAFYDVTKVAQMPSGFCYPGKASGGDKPPRPECAPRWHAPLLEQMPELRLTLLVGQYAQKRYLPRGFAPNLTETVRRWRDAPDGLFPLPHPAWRSRLWMAKHPWFEDEVLPELRRRVAAALD is encoded by the coding sequence ATGGCGTCATCGCTCGACACCCTGCTCCGCGACATCCGCGCCTGCCGCCAGTGCGAAGACGCGCTGGGCTTCGAACCACGCCCCTTCGTGGCGGCCAGCAGCACGGCGAAAATGCTCATCATCGGGCAGGCGCCGGGCAGCAAGGTCCACGCCAGCGGCATCGGGTGGGACGACGACAGCGGCGACCGGCTGCGGGGCTGGCTCGGGCTGGACAAGGCAGCATTCTATGACGTCACGAAGGTCGCGCAGATGCCCTCCGGCTTCTGCTACCCGGGCAAGGCGAGCGGCGGCGACAAGCCCCCGCGCCCCGAATGCGCGCCACGCTGGCACGCGCCCCTTCTGGAGCAGATGCCCGAACTGCGCCTGACCCTGCTGGTCGGCCAGTACGCGCAGAAGCGCTACCTGCCGCGCGGCTTCGCGCCGAACCTTACCGAGACGGTGCGGCGCTGGCGCGATGCGCCGGACGGCCTGTTCCCGCTGCCGCACCCGGCATGGCGCAGCCGCCTGTGGATGGCGAAGCATCCGTGGTTCGAAGACGAAGTGCTCCCCGAACTCAGGCGGCGGGTAGCGGCGGCACTCGACTGA
- a CDS encoding MipA/OmpV family protein: MHLRITARLFATAATPLACLIAIPASAQEEPAENVLDGDHLTVGVGAVYVPSYRGSDDYVVTPIPLVRGKFKGVDINPRVAGVALDFIPDDRESGIGFSLGPVATASFNRSRRIRDDVVRAAGKLDPAIEVGASAGITKYRVLHEYDALTLSADVKWDVNGAHKGMVVTPAISYATPLSPALVAVVAVSARHVDDDFARYYYSVTPEQSAASGLPVYSAKGGWDSANASMLVNYDLSGDVRDGGLSLFGIANYSRMLNDGKDTPFTAIRGDADQFIVGAGVAYTF, translated from the coding sequence ATGCACCTACGCATTACTGCCCGGCTATTCGCGACCGCCGCCACGCCGCTTGCCTGCCTGATTGCGATCCCTGCGTCAGCGCAGGAAGAACCTGCCGAGAACGTGCTCGACGGCGATCATCTCACGGTCGGCGTGGGCGCGGTCTACGTGCCGAGCTATCGTGGGTCCGACGACTATGTCGTCACCCCGATCCCGCTGGTGCGCGGCAAGTTCAAGGGCGTCGACATCAATCCGCGCGTCGCGGGCGTGGCGCTGGACTTCATTCCCGACGACAGGGAATCGGGCATCGGCTTCTCGCTCGGCCCGGTGGCGACGGCCTCGTTCAACCGCAGCCGTCGGATCCGGGACGACGTCGTGCGCGCGGCGGGCAAGCTCGATCCGGCTATCGAGGTCGGCGCCTCGGCGGGCATCACCAAGTACCGGGTGCTGCACGAATACGATGCGCTGACGCTCTCCGCCGACGTAAAGTGGGACGTGAACGGCGCGCACAAGGGCATGGTCGTGACCCCGGCGATCAGTTACGCGACCCCGCTCAGTCCGGCGCTCGTCGCGGTGGTCGCCGTCAGCGCCCGCCACGTCGACGATGATTTCGCGCGGTACTACTACTCCGTCACGCCGGAGCAGAGCGCGGCGAGCGGCCTTCCCGTTTACAGCGCGAAAGGCGGATGGGACAGCGCCAATGCCTCGATGCTGGTGAACTACGATCTTTCCGGCGATGTCCGCGACGGTGGCCTCTCGCTGTTCGGCATCGCCAACTATTCGCGCATGCTGAACGACGGCAAGGACACGCCGTTCACTGCCATCCGGGGCGATGCGGACCAGTTCATCGTCGGCGCGGGCGTCGCCTACACGTTCTGA
- a CDS encoding GNAT family N-acetyltransferase — protein sequence MNGQLTVCDAASGDAAAIAEIYAHYVLESTATFETEPPDVAESERRMRELLKGGYPFLVMRDDADRVLGFGFAQRYGPRAGYRYSVETTIYVRQDSLGRGIGSALLQALLTECEARGFRQAFAVIAASEPASVVLHARAGFLPVGTLTAAGWKHGQWIDVFLMQRPLGEGNETLPEGAG from the coding sequence ATGAATGGGCAACTGACCGTTTGCGACGCCGCGTCGGGGGATGCGGCCGCAATAGCCGAGATTTACGCGCACTACGTGCTGGAAAGCACCGCGACGTTCGAGACCGAGCCGCCGGACGTGGCGGAATCGGAGCGGCGGATGCGTGAGTTGCTCAAGGGCGGCTACCCGTTCCTCGTCATGCGCGACGATGCGGACCGCGTGCTGGGGTTCGGCTTCGCGCAGCGCTACGGACCGCGCGCGGGCTATCGCTACAGCGTGGAGACCACCATCTACGTGCGGCAGGACAGCCTCGGGCGCGGCATCGGCAGCGCGTTGCTCCAGGCGCTGCTGACCGAGTGCGAGGCGCGCGGGTTCCGGCAGGCCTTCGCGGTCATCGCGGCATCTGAACCGGCATCTGTCGTGCTTCATGCCCGCGCCGGGTTCCTGCCGGTCGGCACGCTCACGGCAGCAGGCTGGAAGCACGGGCAGTGGATCGACGTTTTCCTCATGCAGCGACCGCTGGGCGAGGGCAACGAGACGCTTCCCGAAGGGGCAGGCTGA